A window of the Gossypium hirsutum isolate 1008001.06 chromosome A05, Gossypium_hirsutum_v2.1, whole genome shotgun sequence genome harbors these coding sequences:
- the LOC107942285 gene encoding probable serine incorporator isoform X2, whose translation MESGLGSNRNERHWIFKDDSWFSQFRNGSNPWMARYAYALIFLVSNLLAWAVRDYGHNAFPEMEKLKNCQGGRGCLGAEGVLRVSLGCFAFCFVMFLSTAGNSRMYNCRDSWHSGWWSAKIGLWIALTVTSFLVPTFIVQIYGEIAHFGAGVFLLVQLVSVISFITWLNDCCQSEKTAERCHIHVMLLATAAYIICIFGIIMMYIWYAPEPSCLLNIFFITWTLVLLQLMTSASLHPKINSGFLTPGLMGLYVVFICWCAIRSEPAGESCNRKAEASNKTDWLTIISFIVALLAMVIATFSTGIDSQCFQFSKKEARTEDAVPYGYGFFHFVFATGAMYFAMLLIGWNTHHTIKRWTIDVGWTSTWVRIVNEWLAVCVYLWMLVAPVILKWRQTSESA comes from the exons atggaGAGTGGTTTAGGAAGTAACCGCAACGAGAGGCATTGGATTTTCAAGGATGATTCCTGGTTTAGCCAGTTCAGGAATGGTTCCAATCCTTGGATGGCTAGATATGCCTATGCATTGATCTTCCTGGTTTCAAATTTGCTGGCCTGGGCTGTTCGGGATTATGGCCACAATGCCTTCCCTGAAATGGAAA AGCTGAAGAATTGCCAAGGTGGCCGTGGCTGTTTGGGCGCCGAAGGAGTCCTACGTGTGAGCTTGGGATGTTTT GCTTTCTGTTTTGTAATGTTTCTTTCAACTGCTGGCAACTCAAGGATGTACAATTGCAGAGATTCATGGCATTCCGGATGGTGGTCTGCAAAGATTGGCCTCTGGATTGCCTTGACAGTTACCTCCTTTTTGGTTCCTACTTTCATCGTACAAATATATG GGGAGATTGCGCATTTTGGTGCCGG GGTCTTTCTCCTAGTTCAGCTCGTAAGCGTAATCAGTTTCATTACATGGCTGAATGATTGTTGTCAATCTGAGAAAACTGCAGAAAGATG CCACATCCATGTGATGTTACTTGCTACTGCTGcatatattatatgcatatttggGATTATCATGATGTACATTTGGTATGCACCAGAACCATCCTGCCTCCTTAACATTTTCTTCATCACATGGACGCTGGTACTTCTGCAACTAATGACTAGTGCTTCCCTCCACCCAAAA ATCAATTCTGGCTTCTTAACTCCAGGGCTCATGGGGCTTTATGTGGTATTTATCTGTTGGTGTGCCATTAGAAG TGAACCAGCAGGGGAAAGTTGCAACCGAAAGGCAGAGGCTTCAAACAAGACAGATTGGCTCACCATCATA AGCTTTATCGTTGCCTTACTGGCTATGGTTATTGCTACTTTTTCTACCGGTATCGATTCTCAATGTTTTCAG TTCAGTAAAAAGGAAGCCCGTACTGAAGATGCAGTACCATATGGTTACGGTTTCTTCCATTTCGTTTTTGCCACTGGAGCTATGTACTTCGCAATGCTATTGATTGGCTGGAATACTCATCATACTATTAAAAG ATGGACAATTGATGTTGGTTGGACCAGTACTTGGGTGAGAATAGTGAACGAATGGCTAGCCGTCTGTGTTTACT TGTGGATGCTGGTGGCTCCTGTTATATTGAAGTGGAGACAAACAAGTGAAAGTGCCTGA
- the LOC107942285 gene encoding probable serine incorporator isoform X1, whose amino-acid sequence MESGLGSNRNERHWIFKDDSWFSQFRNGSNPWMARYAYALIFLVSNLLAWAVRDYGHNAFPEMEKLKNCQGGRGCLGAEGVLRVSLGCFAFCFVMFLSTAGNSRMYNCRDSWHSGWWSAKIGLWIALTVTSFLVPTFIVQIYGEIAHFGAGVFLLVQLVSVISFITWLNDCCQSEKTAERCHIHVMLLATAAYIICIFGIIMMYIWYAPEPSCLLNIFFITWTLVLLQLMTSASLHPKINSGFLTPGLMGLYVVFICWCAIRSEPAGESCNRKAEASNKTDWLTIISFIVALLAMVIATFSTGIDSQCFQLQFSKKEARTEDAVPYGYGFFHFVFATGAMYFAMLLIGWNTHHTIKRWTIDVGWTSTWVRIVNEWLAVCVYLWMLVAPVILKWRQTSESA is encoded by the exons atggaGAGTGGTTTAGGAAGTAACCGCAACGAGAGGCATTGGATTTTCAAGGATGATTCCTGGTTTAGCCAGTTCAGGAATGGTTCCAATCCTTGGATGGCTAGATATGCCTATGCATTGATCTTCCTGGTTTCAAATTTGCTGGCCTGGGCTGTTCGGGATTATGGCCACAATGCCTTCCCTGAAATGGAAA AGCTGAAGAATTGCCAAGGTGGCCGTGGCTGTTTGGGCGCCGAAGGAGTCCTACGTGTGAGCTTGGGATGTTTT GCTTTCTGTTTTGTAATGTTTCTTTCAACTGCTGGCAACTCAAGGATGTACAATTGCAGAGATTCATGGCATTCCGGATGGTGGTCTGCAAAGATTGGCCTCTGGATTGCCTTGACAGTTACCTCCTTTTTGGTTCCTACTTTCATCGTACAAATATATG GGGAGATTGCGCATTTTGGTGCCGG GGTCTTTCTCCTAGTTCAGCTCGTAAGCGTAATCAGTTTCATTACATGGCTGAATGATTGTTGTCAATCTGAGAAAACTGCAGAAAGATG CCACATCCATGTGATGTTACTTGCTACTGCTGcatatattatatgcatatttggGATTATCATGATGTACATTTGGTATGCACCAGAACCATCCTGCCTCCTTAACATTTTCTTCATCACATGGACGCTGGTACTTCTGCAACTAATGACTAGTGCTTCCCTCCACCCAAAA ATCAATTCTGGCTTCTTAACTCCAGGGCTCATGGGGCTTTATGTGGTATTTATCTGTTGGTGTGCCATTAGAAG TGAACCAGCAGGGGAAAGTTGCAACCGAAAGGCAGAGGCTTCAAACAAGACAGATTGGCTCACCATCATA AGCTTTATCGTTGCCTTACTGGCTATGGTTATTGCTACTTTTTCTACCGGTATCGATTCTCAATGTTTTCAG CTGCAGTTCAGTAAAAAGGAAGCCCGTACTGAAGATGCAGTACCATATGGTTACGGTTTCTTCCATTTCGTTTTTGCCACTGGAGCTATGTACTTCGCAATGCTATTGATTGGCTGGAATACTCATCATACTATTAAAAG ATGGACAATTGATGTTGGTTGGACCAGTACTTGGGTGAGAATAGTGAACGAATGGCTAGCCGTCTGTGTTTACT TGTGGATGCTGGTGGCTCCTGTTATATTGAAGTGGAGACAAACAAGTGAAAGTGCCTGA
- the LOC107942285 gene encoding serine incorporator 3 isoform X3 has product MESGLGSNRNERHWIFKDDSWFSQFRNGSNPWMARYAYALIFLVSNLLAWAVRDYGHNAFPEMEKLKNCQGGRGCLGAEGVLRVSLGCFAFCFVMFLSTAGNSRMYNCRDSWHSGWWSAKIGLWIALTVTSFLVPTFIVQIYGEIAHFGAGVFLLVQLVSVISFITWLNDCCQSEKTAERCHIHVMLLATAAYIICIFGIIMMYIWYAPEPSCLLNIFFITWTLVLLQLMTSASLHPKINSGFLTPGLMGLYVVFICWCAIRSEPAGESCNRKAEASNKTDWLTIISFIVALLAMVIATFSTGIDSQCFQ; this is encoded by the exons atggaGAGTGGTTTAGGAAGTAACCGCAACGAGAGGCATTGGATTTTCAAGGATGATTCCTGGTTTAGCCAGTTCAGGAATGGTTCCAATCCTTGGATGGCTAGATATGCCTATGCATTGATCTTCCTGGTTTCAAATTTGCTGGCCTGGGCTGTTCGGGATTATGGCCACAATGCCTTCCCTGAAATGGAAA AGCTGAAGAATTGCCAAGGTGGCCGTGGCTGTTTGGGCGCCGAAGGAGTCCTACGTGTGAGCTTGGGATGTTTT GCTTTCTGTTTTGTAATGTTTCTTTCAACTGCTGGCAACTCAAGGATGTACAATTGCAGAGATTCATGGCATTCCGGATGGTGGTCTGCAAAGATTGGCCTCTGGATTGCCTTGACAGTTACCTCCTTTTTGGTTCCTACTTTCATCGTACAAATATATG GGGAGATTGCGCATTTTGGTGCCGG GGTCTTTCTCCTAGTTCAGCTCGTAAGCGTAATCAGTTTCATTACATGGCTGAATGATTGTTGTCAATCTGAGAAAACTGCAGAAAGATG CCACATCCATGTGATGTTACTTGCTACTGCTGcatatattatatgcatatttggGATTATCATGATGTACATTTGGTATGCACCAGAACCATCCTGCCTCCTTAACATTTTCTTCATCACATGGACGCTGGTACTTCTGCAACTAATGACTAGTGCTTCCCTCCACCCAAAA ATCAATTCTGGCTTCTTAACTCCAGGGCTCATGGGGCTTTATGTGGTATTTATCTGTTGGTGTGCCATTAGAAG TGAACCAGCAGGGGAAAGTTGCAACCGAAAGGCAGAGGCTTCAAACAAGACAGATTGGCTCACCATCATA AGCTTTATCGTTGCCTTACTGGCTATGGTTATTGCTACTTTTTCTACCGGTATCGATTCTCAATGTTTTCAG TAA
- the LOC107942285 gene encoding serine incorporator 3 isoform X4, which yields MESGLGSNRNERHWIFKDDSWFSQFRNGSNPWMARYAYALIFLVSNLLAWAVRDYGHNAFPEMEKLKNCQGGRGCLGAEGVLRVSLGCFAFCFVMFLSTAGNSRMYNCRDSWHSGWWSAKIGLWIALTVTSFLVPTFIVQIYGEIAHFGAGVFLLVQLVSVISFITWLNDCCQSEKTAERCHIHVMLLATAAYIICIFGIIMMYIWYAPEPSCLLNIFFITWTLVLLQLMTSASLHPKINSGFLTPGLMGLYVVFICWCAIRSEPAGESCNRKAEASNKTDWLTIILDQLCYI from the exons atggaGAGTGGTTTAGGAAGTAACCGCAACGAGAGGCATTGGATTTTCAAGGATGATTCCTGGTTTAGCCAGTTCAGGAATGGTTCCAATCCTTGGATGGCTAGATATGCCTATGCATTGATCTTCCTGGTTTCAAATTTGCTGGCCTGGGCTGTTCGGGATTATGGCCACAATGCCTTCCCTGAAATGGAAA AGCTGAAGAATTGCCAAGGTGGCCGTGGCTGTTTGGGCGCCGAAGGAGTCCTACGTGTGAGCTTGGGATGTTTT GCTTTCTGTTTTGTAATGTTTCTTTCAACTGCTGGCAACTCAAGGATGTACAATTGCAGAGATTCATGGCATTCCGGATGGTGGTCTGCAAAGATTGGCCTCTGGATTGCCTTGACAGTTACCTCCTTTTTGGTTCCTACTTTCATCGTACAAATATATG GGGAGATTGCGCATTTTGGTGCCGG GGTCTTTCTCCTAGTTCAGCTCGTAAGCGTAATCAGTTTCATTACATGGCTGAATGATTGTTGTCAATCTGAGAAAACTGCAGAAAGATG CCACATCCATGTGATGTTACTTGCTACTGCTGcatatattatatgcatatttggGATTATCATGATGTACATTTGGTATGCACCAGAACCATCCTGCCTCCTTAACATTTTCTTCATCACATGGACGCTGGTACTTCTGCAACTAATGACTAGTGCTTCCCTCCACCCAAAA ATCAATTCTGGCTTCTTAACTCCAGGGCTCATGGGGCTTTATGTGGTATTTATCTGTTGGTGTGCCATTAGAAG TGAACCAGCAGGGGAAAGTTGCAACCGAAAGGCAGAGGCTTCAAACAAGACAGATTGGCTCACCATCATA CTTGACCAGTTATGCTACATATAA
- the LOC107942289 gene encoding probable sulfate transporter 3.5, whose protein sequence is MANPSRQAVNFAAPRGFATAFKADCKETFFPDDPFHEMKHEKPLNKLKKTIQYFIPLFEWLPNYNLRLFRYDLLAGITITSLAIPQGISYAKLANIPPIYGLYSSFIPPFVYAIFGSSKHLAVGTVAACSLLLSETVGAKASPQDDPTLYLHLIFTATFFTGIFQTALGFLRLGILVDFLSHSTITGFMGGTAIIICLQQLKGIFGLVHFTTHTDVVSVLGAVFRRRNEWRWESAVVGIIFLAFLQFTRYLRQKRPKLFWVSAIAPMVVVVVGCLFAFFAHAEKHGIQIVGELKKGLNPPSIQYLNFDPQYLPVTVRAGLITGLIAMAEGIAIGRSFAIMKSEQTDGNKEMIAFGFMNIIGSFTSCYLTTGPFSKTAVNFNAGCRTAMSNVVMGFCMMLTLLFLAPLFRYTPLVALSAIIMSAMLGLINYDEMIHLFKVDKFDFVICMAAFLGVSFISMDVGLMLSVGLALLRALLYVARPAACKLGKIPNSSLYRDAEQYPGSTPIQGALVLQLGSPIYFANSTYIRERVLRYIKEEQGVSDSKTDIIEHLLLDLSGVSSIDMTGIETFLELRRILDSKGIKLSIVNPRIEVLEKMTLAKFTDAIGKESFYLSIEDAVQNCRFSLHSSKTTMEESLNDQNVV, encoded by the exons ATGGCGAATCCCAGTCGGCAGGCGGTGAATTTCGCAGCCCCAAGAGGGTTTGCCACTGCTTTCAAAGCTGATTGTAAAGAAACTTTCTTCCCCGATGATCCTTTCCATGAGATGAAACATGAAAAACCTTTGAATAAACTCAAGAAAACAATCCAATACTTTATCCCATTGTTTGAATGGTTGCCTAATTATAATCTACGTTTGTTTAGATATGATTTGCTCGCTGGTATTACCATTACCAGTCTTGCAATCCCTCAAGGGATTAGCTATGCTAAACTCGCCAATATTCCTCCAATTTACGGCCTCT ATTCAAGCTTTATACCGCCTTTTGTTTACGCCATTTTCGGGAGTTCAAAACACCTTGCTGTAGGAACAGTGGCGGCATGTTCATTGCTTCTATCAGAAACCGTTGGAGCTAAAGCATCACCCCAAGACGATCCCACATTGTATCTGCACTTAATTTTCACTGCCACTTTCTTCACTGGAATTTTCCAGACTGCTTTGGGTTTCTTAAG GCTGGGAATTTTGGTTGATTTCTTATCACATTCTACCATCACTGGTTTCATGGGAGGGACTGCGATAATCATCTGCCTACAACAATTGAAAGGAATATTTGGTTTAGTACATTTCACTACTCATACTGATGTGGTTTCGGTCCTTGGTGCAGTTTTCCGCCGTAGGAACGAG TGGAGGTGGGAAAGTGCTGTTGTTGGTATTATCTTCCTTGCTTTCCTCCAATTCACTCGATACCTG AGACAAAAAAGGCCAAAACTATTCTGGGTGTCAGCTATTGCTCCCATGGTCGTTGTTGTGGTTGGTTGTCTTTTTGCATTCTTTGCCCATGCAGAGAAACATGGAATCCAAATC GTTGGTGAGTTGAAGAAGGGATTAAATCCCCCCTCAATTCAATATTTGAACTTCGATCCCCAATATCTTCCTGTAACTGTGCGTGCTGGTCTTATCACAGGACTTATTGCAATGGCT GAAGGGATAGCAATAGGACGAAGCTTTGCCATCATGAAAAGTGAACAGACTGATGGGAACAAGGAAATGATAGCTTTTGGTTTCATGAATATTATCGGATCTTTCACTTCATGCTACTTGACAacag GACCATTTTCAAAAACGGCAGTGAATTTCAATGCTGGGTGTAGGACAGCAATGTCCAATGTCGTAATGGGATTTTGCATGATGTTAACACTCCTTTTCTTAGCTCCTCTCTTCAGATACACACCTCTGGTTGCTTTATCCGCCATTATCATGTCTGCAATGCTTGGATTAATCAATTATGATGAAATGATTCACCTCTTTAAAGTCGATAAATTCGACTTCGTCATCTGCATGGCTGCTTTCCTTGGTGTCAGCTTCATCAGTATGGATGTCGGCCTCATGCTTTCG gtagGACTTGCTTTACTCAGAGCATTATTGTACGTGGCAAGGCCAGCAGCCTGCAAACTTGGCAAAATCCCAAACTCAAGTTTATATCGTGACGCAGAGCAGTACCCTGGCTCAACTCCCATACAAGGAGCCCTAGTTCTTCAACTTGGTTCTCCTATTTATTTTGCAAACTCCACCTACATAAGAGAAAG GGTTCTTAGGTACATAAAGGAGGAACAGGGTGTTTCAGATTCTAAAACTGATATCATTGAGCATCTTTTATTAGATCTGTCAG GAGTTTCATCCATTGACATGACAGGCATTGAAACATTTCTTGAGTTACGTAGAATTCTGGACTCGAAGGGTATCAAG TTAAGCATTGTGAACCCTAGGATTGAAGTTCTGGAGAAAATGACGTTAGCGAAATTCACAGACGCCATTGGAAAAGAATCTTTCTACTTGTCTATTGAAGATGCAGTGCAAAATTGTCGGTTTTCACTTCATTCTAGCAAAACGACGATGGAAGAATCCTTAAACGACCAAAATGTTGTTTAA